A window of Benincasa hispida cultivar B227 chromosome 9, ASM972705v1, whole genome shotgun sequence genomic DNA:
ATTGCTTCCTCTATGCGAGTGGCCAAAATATCGTCCTTTTTAGCAACCAGGCTTGTCACTTTTCCTACACCAACAGATGTACAAAATAAGGATCAGCAACTAAGTTCAGGTGGCTGATACATCAGAAAGAAACGGAAAGGAAACAATAAAAGGGAATTTCATTTCAATCTCTCTGCAAGTCCACAAAGAAACAGAATGGCATGCACACGCacaaaagtttttttcttttttcttctttaaaaaaagaaagggtaTTGCCTGCTTAATACAACACAAAAAGTATGGAATaatggttaaattacaagtttaaaattttgaagtttatgTCTATTTggtcctaaacttttaaaagtgttCAATGGCCTCTAAATTTTTACTTTTACGTCTAATATATctgtgaattttaaaaaattcaaaaaatttaaagacaattatACACAAACCTCAAAGTTTTGGGACTACATTTATGATTTAAACGAGAAAAAATTTATCTTATTGTGTCAAGCGGTCAATTTTACCTAATATTtccaatttatgaaattcaaccTCAACATGTGTAATGGGTGAAGTTTATAccttcaattaatttggttaCTTTTTTTAAGGATAAGACAATTAATTAATTGCTCAATCTCTCTCTCTAACTTCCTCAATGTTTTATAATTTGCCCCttcctcaattaattaattaatttagactaATGGCTATAAGAATTATTATAGTTGGATGAGGATACTTATTTTCTGTAGGTCAGTTCTTCTAGTCACACTTGATACTTTATAGTTCGATTTAGATATTCTGTTATCGTATTTTGGCACATTTTTACTGATTTCTGTTAGATTCATGTACTTTCCTCCCAAGttaccaaataaaatatatgtgaaATACCAGAGTTACAAAACATCAAGTACATCAAAGAGCAAGCAATAAACCTTTTGCACCCATGCGAGCTGTTCTTCCAGTGCGATGAAGGTAGTCGATCTAAAAGGCAAaacaaaatatcatttataagCTAATGatgtaagaaaataaaaagtgcAGCCACGGAAAGAAGTGGTGAAAATAAATAAGCCAAATTGTCCAAAAGATAATAACTCTTACAGAATTCGAAGGGAAATCAAACATGATGACATGATCAACATCCAAGTCCAGTCCCCTAGCAGCCAAGTCTGTGCAGACTAATGTAGGACAGTCACCATCATCACTCTTGAACTTCTTGAGATTCTCGACCCTGATTTTCAGAAGACATGTCCAAATCATAGGTCATAACATTTGTGCTGAAGTCCTACGATGAATATGGTCTAAAAAAATCTTCTTTGGCTCTTTTTTCCTACTTCCAGTTCAGAGTTCTAATTTAATTCGTCTGAAAAGAATTACAGAAAACAAATACGAAATGTAACCCACTGTAGAATTAGACATAGACAACATCCATATGGTCATTCGTCTTATagaataaaacaataaaagggGAAAATCTAGCTGCAGCTTTATATCTGTTGCTTCTTGATGATTgtagataaaaatataaatatgtatatgAAAATCTGAATGTGAATTAATAAGAACCAACAATCTTCTTGTATCTAGTTATTGTTTGCTGTTTTTTCCATGTACGTCACTACAGATTCTGTGTAATTTTTCATTTCAGCAATGAAAATGTatgttttcttctctctctctctttttttttttttttttatatgtatatataaaattaaaattagtaattaaaaaaaaaaaaaaaaaaccaatccaGTACACTAAATGCAGGCCAAATCGAACAACATCGAGAAACAGCTAGAAACTATTGTCACCAAGTAGAGTATATTGGTAAGATTGCAATGGAGTTCATGGTGGAAATTCCTTACCTCTTCTGTGCAGGCACCTCTCCGTGGTAATTGACTGTAGAAATTTGATTTTCACCAAGAAAATGATCCACAGCACGGCTGGAATTTAAAGTGTTACAGAACACCATTACCCTATTTCCTTTTGCCAAACTGGGTTCAAGAACCTGCATCCTCACGAAATAACAAATATGATGGCCAATAGACAAAGCAATAATCCAAGAAAATGATGTGATGCTTCAAGACTTCCAACTGtttttcatgcattttgttAGCAAGGATTTAGCTGGTTGATTATTTCTTTCGTTATTGCTTTGTTTATCAGCCATCTGTCTcgccccatttggtaaccatacaatttttagtttttaatttttcaaaattttcaaattcatgaaaaaaaaaagtgagttttcaaaattgacatGTATTTTGAAAACATTATGATATAGTAGATgataaaacaaaagaaacttATAAGTGCAAGTAGTGTTTAtaactttaattttcaaaaactaaaaattaaaaacggCACCGTTTGGTAggtattttgtttttagtttttgttttttaaaattaagcctatagacactactttcacctccaaatttcttcgtTTGTTGTCTACATTTTACTAATGGTTTAagaaaccaagccaaaatttgaaaacaaaaaagtagcttttaaaaagttgtttttgtttttggaatttgcccATGAagtcaaccattgtacttaagaaagatgcaaatcattgtaagaaatggggagaaaataggcttaatattcaaaaaccaaaaacaaaaaatgaaatagttaccaaacagagCCTATACAATAAGTCTTATGTGTACCATAGTAGGCTTGAATTACTAATCCTAACTTGGAGCCTGATTGGAATGGGTTTCCAAGTGCTTAAAATTACTTGTTTTGCACTCAAGAACACTTTTTAAAGCATTTTAAATGTCATTTGAAACATGCCTTTGTTGCCTAAAGGTCAAATATGTTGAGCAAATGGAAAACTGTCTAAAAGAACAAGGAGCTAGAGGAATCTGAGAATACCGCCTCTGAAATTAAAAGACAATTGGCAACGCAAAAATAGTTGAGAATCAATCTTATTCAGATTACTTCTTAGAAACTCTGATGAAGTAATTACTTGAGGTGAAATCAGTGAAATTCTACATATGTGAAATAGGAAAGATGAATCTCATGGATGCACAAGATCAGTTCCAGACGTTAAATTTCAGAACCTTCCAGTTGGGAGGTTGAAAACTTCATGGTCATGGTCATGGCATGGCTTGGCGGTTACTTTTACAGAGACTTTATAGAATTGTTTAACAACCAAGGTCCACTTTGTAGTTCTAATCTCAATAAAGTTTGAGTATTTTAGTTTTTAGCTATACCAATACCCATTTCTTGttccctttcttttcctttacaTCTCATATCCACTGTTAACGCTTGAAcgcttcttcctcttctccatAGTTTTGTAATCTACAGCAAGTATCTTTTCTTTTGCTCAATTGTCAGAAGGGTTAAGGATGGCAATTTGACGAGAAAGATCTAAAATTGAATGTTGTGGTCCAAAACTTTCTTCCAAAACAATCATGCATTTTGAAAGATCTTGTAAAGGGAGGCAGTGTTATATTTGACCGCGAGTTCGTGGGAAAAACAGCTTGTATTCTGGATTTCTTGCTACCATTTTACGATAAAGGTCCCCTTTTTCTTCCATCCAATCAAGTAATGCAATTCTCTTTTGAAATTATCTAAAGATTCCCTATTCCATGAGTTCGTGCTAACCTTGAAGGCATTTAGTTTCATCATAAAGGAGTGACCAAGCCCAACCATAAGCAACCATGGGGGTAGGAAGTGGTCAGTAGCGATTCTTTCCAACTTCTCTACTTTAGCCTCGTAAAACAATCCAATTAACCCCTTGTCTAGGCAAAAGGGGCATGATCACTAGACAACAGACTCACCTTCATCCAGCTTAGCACTGGCTGTCTATTTGGTGCTCCACTTCAAGGATGCAACTAAACACAAGGGTTATGCTCATTATAGAACTTAACTCCAAACTTTATAAACCAGGAATCTAGCAATAAGGgtacaaatttctttatttcttaaGCTGGTCGTGAAGAGGGCATAGTGCATAAACCAACAACAAAATCATGAACTTCATGGACATAAGGATATTATGGTCTAAGAATCCAAGTCAATATTAATCAGGATGTCCATAACCAACTGAAGTACCCAAGAAATAAATGCAATAGTCAGACCTGCAATAAAGCTTCCAGCTTGTTTTCAGAACCTGAAAGTTTGATGAAATCATGACGAGCAGATGCAATCTTTTTATGCAAAGATGATGTACGTAAATGCACAATGCCTTGAAACTCCTCATCAATCAGCTTTTGAACTGCCTGCAGCAATGGCCAGACCGTATTAGCGGGAGAATTTTAATAACCAAAATGtataaagaaataagaaatgcTGAAATTGTGAATCAAATTGAACGACTATAGACTAGAAAACGAAACTGATTCTGCATATCGAACATGTTGTCAAAAGGATTCAAAGAACATTTAACACCCTTCTaccaaaacaattaaaaaagaaaggtTCCATCAGGTTCAGCATGCCTACCTTGGGATTTTCTAACATCCAAATTATCTATCCATACAGATTCGAAGAACACTATGATATTAGATATTAACAGGGAAAGAAAATACTTCTATCACattgaaattgaaatcattCAATTCACGCCTAAACTGGACACACCTCCAACACGTGTCTGACACGCCAGCTTGCGTgtccattattttattttattattattttcttttctctttctggcACGTCAAGACGTGCCAACGACATGCCAACGACACTCCATatgcaaaaaataataataataaataaataaataatgaaacaaGACCCACTATTAACTGTGAAGCccaactttttcaaaattctaGAGTTTTTACTAACACACTTCACCCTCAAGAACTAAACCCACAACCtttctcaaaaaaataaaaaaaacccacTATGCCACCCGATTCTTCTTTCTAACTTCATCGACAACGGTAGCTTCAACTTCAAGACCCACAACCGCCAACAACTTATGCGACTTCtcttactgttttttttttcttttctcatttctgttttctttttccttccatttttatctttccttttctttccatttctgTTTTTCTTACTTTTCGTTAACTACATCATATATGTGTGCATGTTTCCAttatacacacatatatttattttttgtaaaaaaataaataaataaataacgtgTCCCTAATGTGTGGTGTCCTACTTTTTTGTAAATTGACGCGTCGACGTATTGGTATTGTGCCATATTCGTGTCGTGTGTCAGTGTCTGTGCTTCTTAGCAACTAACTATACCTTTGTCATTGTTGCAGTGACCAATATAGTTTGAAATCCTTGGTCGTCATGTGATGAGGCACGATGCTTTAATGGGCCAATGAACTTGCGAATGTCAGGTCCAAATCCATGATCAAACATGGTGTCTGCCTCATCCAGCACCTACTAAAATGACATCACAGTCACGATGGCATAGTATATATTccaaagaaaaattataaaagtaaAGCATCATGTAGATTGGACAAATCAGGGAACTTAAATAATTTTGGACTGAATGCAACATCAAAACCATAATATTAGGTCCGCACCAAGTATTTGATGTCACCATACACCATGTTGCCTGCCTCAATATGTTGAAGAACTCTCCCAGGAGTCCCCACCACCATGTCTATTGGATTACTTAATGAGTCCTCTTGTGGCCTTAGCCGACCACCACCACTTACCATGGTAGACCTGAATCGTGCATGATGACTGATAGATTTCGACACACGAAATAcctattgcaatcatttgatgTTAACAGGAtactataaaaaattatatagcaaaaaatataataaaaccaAGTCGACCTAAAGCTACCTGTTCAGATAGTTCCCTTGTGGGACACAGCACAACAGCCCGAGGACGCCTAGGCCTCATTAACTTACCAAACAATTCTTCATCTCGCCTCAGCAACTACAGACCAACAAATTAGAAATTGCAAATATTACTTAATTAGTTAACTGAGATGccataaaataagtaaataacaCACAGCAATCAATATATAAACTTTCTCATCTATAGGTTACACTCCAATATCAACATCGTATACACAGAGTAAAAGAAAAAGATCAAACCAATTTGCATCAAAGATGGAATCAGGCAATCCATAGAATAATGTAACAAACAGAAAGAGATAGTTactagaaaaaaattctttaaatgCAGAACAATGTATAATGACAACACAAAGCAAATATCAAAACCAGTCTACAAATATTGGAAGATAATTTAGTCTACAACAAATTTAAGGAACCTGAAAAGCACTCAAGAGGTACTTTCTTAGGCTTAGGATTTGGTTGgttttgttattaatttgtGTTCGTTGATGCTTTTCTTTAACTGgagcaaaaaaaataaaaaaaaatagccttAGGGAGATCAAAGTTGACCCAAGGCTTGATGAGAGGGTAAAAGAGGCTGAAAAAGGCGTCCAAGGAGCGTTGAGGAGCTTGGTGACACTAGGCTCGATGCTCTAAACCCTCAGGCATAAAACAGGGTAGAGCCAGGGCGCTACAAGAAATTCGTCAACATCGTGGCATTGCGGCGCGTTGAAGGAAAAAACACATCGCAGCACAATGCAAATTAAGTAACTTCCCATGTGCATAGAACGAAGTTGATACCTTAAAGCATTTTTAGCCTAAGTAATTTCTCAAATCAACTGTTTTATTGCTTTTGTAGTTTAGAGACAATTCACCATCAACAATCTGGttcctaaataaaattagaataattTTCTGATAGCTAAAATAAGTCTATTTGGCCGTTTATTTAGTTATTACTCAATGTGTGCGCTGGTGcatatcaagtttttggcatatCAATATAAAAATGCGTCAAAGAACACATTTTAGCTAAATAAAGCACTTTTTGAGTGCAGGAAACCCACAGCAAAAAGTACTGTTGAATTAGAAAAACTAGAAGTACCTGAACAAGGGGTAGCAAGTAAGCCAGAGTTTTACCGGAGCCAGTATGAGAACCCAAAATCACACTCTTTTCTTCCAAAACAGCTGGGATTCCAATGCACTGAATTTCAGTCGGAACCTCAATGCCCATCTCCCTCACAGCCCCCATCACCTCCTCATTTAGACCCAACTCTTCAAAACGTTCAaccaacttcttcttcttcttttctgacTTCTTCATTTCATCTTCCGCCCTTCCCACAGACTTTGGCATAGTTTTAGAAGCAGATTCTTTGAGATGCCTAGTCCTCAGCCTCTCAAGCAGTTGAGAGTGCTTCAAGGGTTCAATCACCTGGGCCGTTTCCACGGATTCTGTGGAGGTCGTGGCGGTGGTAGCAGAGCAAAGAGGCCTAAACCCTGAGAAATTTCTGAAGGGTTTCGGTATTTCGAGAAGTGAGAGACATTTAGGAGGTGAAAGACGAGAACTGATCAAGAGGTTTGTGGAGATTGAAAGCGAGAGGAGAGCCCTTCCTGTGCCTCCCATGGCGTTTTCAATTCTCAACTGCAATTGGTGTAAGAAGAAGTTTCGCCTTGATTTTAAGACTAGGCAAACGGAATGGTAGAGATGAAATATGGCGCAGAAAGGGAGGTTTTACACAGCCTCTGCCTCATTGCTCTCCCATCTTCAAAGCTTCACGGTAAGACACTGCTAACTAAAACCCCTGatattttggattttgtttatttatttatttgtttctgATATAGGTTCAAAAACTAATATACTACTGGGTATTTTGATTATCGTCCGAAGTACTTGGGCCTCGATAGAAAATGACATTTTTAGGATTGACTAGATAAATGGTGCATAATAAAGAATGACAAAAGATGTTTGCTATTGTAAAGATGACAAGAAGTTTAGtatgaaatcaaatttattaaatgattaAACTACTCCAATTATAAATGAgtatttaaatttgagatttttgaACTGATGACCCAAATTTGATTACACTAATGCATAAtgacttgaattttgaaaacaatgaaAAATAATCTTCTATTTATATCATAACGTGAAATTACCGATTTGTATTAGGATTCCTAACATGATTTCAAAGTTCAtcacgatttttttttataaatctcTATGTTGCCCATTCGTGATTGCATATGTTGGGGTCAGATCGAAAAATCGAGCCAATCGACCGAACTAAAGTTGGTCGATCGAAGAAGGAGAGGGATCGGTTGGTCTCAGTTTGGGAAAATTCCAAATCgacaaagtttaaaaaaaaaattaaagaataaaaccaactgaCCGACTTTGACTCCTCTACGGTCAAGGTCAGTAGGCTGGTTTGAACATTTACTAAACCAACCATAGTCGATTCAGTGGTTGTTTGGTTGGAAAACCAACTCCGACCGACCGATGCTCACCCCTGCCTTAACTCACCCATCGTGAAATTGTAATGGACTCCAGTTGCGATTTCAAGTCAAATCATGATTTTTAAAATGGACATACTTAGCACGTTAAAGAACAACATAAACCCAAGTAGTTTTATTAAGAGATGACATATAGAGCATGTTAAGGAACAACATAAACTCGAAAGACTTTGTTCATTACCTCTAACTCCCTTGTTCATTAATTCTAGTAGTTTATAGAGTTTGGTTACATGTTGCTCTATTGTGACCCACATTGCCACACTTTGCGAATGGACAGTGTGATAGAATGCAGAAGCATGCAACAAAAgcaatcataatcaataagtactctaattacatttaatttgagttctaaaaaacATGCAAAACAGATTTTCAAACAAGAGGATTTCAAGAatcatatacctttgaagaatcctccaaAATCCAGCTGctatttttatttaacaattGCATGCAAGCACTTGACATTCAGCTCAATGCCACTTCAAGATTGCACTCCATTTTATGGCTAGGTGCTGAATTAGAAATTAATCTAACAAATCATCTAAAAATtgtggataattccactaagttcaattttcaatttaaaattaattcaattttcaattaaattgaatttaaaaaataatttccaaaattgtaatttattaatttgaaattgaattaatttcaactagttaaataataatttaatatcaaatattaaattaattcaacacctaatttatacatgaatcctattcataaatatttaaatcaatatttaaatagtttacactttccaatttcatttaattttgataaattaaacgtttaattatatcgaatataattatacaaaccctaatttgaaattgaaacaattcaaattcaaaccctaatttacaatttgaacactttaaattgaaaccctaaattcaatttgaacatttcaaattaaaattcaatttgaacacttcaaattgaaatcatttcaaattcactcaatttactaattcaaggtgttcatgttttacgagctagtagatggagcttatggacctataaatcatgagctccaacgatttgagattaattggctaaaactctttagacggaattaatcaatatttgttaactaccgagtcacaccactatagctcgatagttgcacttttctcactatagatatatttgtgtccacttgatttaaccataatcaataaaatcgacccttcacaagttgttcgtaataatgactgggtcaaatgttgttttacccccgaaattacgtcttactccttaagttccactgatactctaatgagcaattggtttatgatccaatcactaaactagatccctcttgagccaatgagaggatggggccccttgttcaagacctggattcagcacttaagagaataaccttcctcctatccctaaatcgggtaggcatgaattccatcttgcaccttatgtccccaactatttacccggtcttacccctgaaatgggaggcctATTGAGTCATCgctgttgaaccaaccctcacctatgcaaatctaaggataaacccaaataaataggaattcatagttagctaaagattaagatcgagttacctaggtcatctataCGAAAttgttagtcttaaacagtaaacagcgttataaagtaaaagtgacttatttcttggtccaatcttacacaaactcattgcataggatgctcccactcctcatatcaatatataaacaaatcaggatcactttgtttgtatcactctacaacaaattgtaataactacagagtgggtcacatccgatagtattaccagaataaggcacccaaccttattcgtatactatagaccattttggctatttactcgaacttgatccatctttgtgtctccacataaagtccaagtattcatataatagctattgatcttattttattggatttagtctttacaagtgcaatttacaaaactcaataacaattttattaaagaaatgttgaataacatctttattgataatagaaaatgttttaactttacaaactgcgagttttaagacatacaacccaacaaacttccacttggactaaaacttcagtggataaatatatacaaatatatagaatattgagttcaatgagagaaaaaaatataatagaataaatacaataaactatacCATTCATGCCtatccgatttagggataggaggaagattgttcccttaagtattgaagtcttgaacaaggagtcctaccctctcattggcccgaaagggatccggtttagtgagtggatcacaaaccaattgttcattagaggatcagtggaacttaaagagTAAGGCATAATTTTGAGGGTAAAATaacatttgacctagccgttattatgaacaacctatgaagggtcgacttactaattatggttagatcaagtggacataaatatatctacaatgaagaaagtgcaactattgagATATAGTGGTGTGATTCGGTAGTaaaacgaatattgattaatttcgtctaaagagttttagccaattaatctcaaatcgtcggagcacatgatctgtaggtccataaggtctctctactaacacgtaaaacatgaacaccttgaattagtaaattgagtgaatttgaaataatttcaatttgaagcttttaaattgaatttagggtttcaatttgaagtgttcaaattgtaaattagggtttgaatttgaattgtttcaatttcaaattagggtttgtataattatattcgatataattaaacgtttagtTTATCGAAAGTAAATGAAAATAGAGAGTTTaactatttaaatattgatttaaatattaaatacatgaataggattcatgtataaattaggtgtgaattaatttaatatttgatattaaattattaattaattaattaaattggtttaattaattatttaaattaattcaatttcaaattaataaaatacaattttagaagttgttttttaaattcaatttaattgaaaattgaattaattttaaattggaaaTCGAacttagtggaattatccataATATTTAGATGATTTGTTGGATTAATTCCTAATTCAACACCTGGCTACAAAATGGAATGCAATCTTGAAGTGGCATTGAGTTGATTGTCAAGTGCTTGCATGCAATTGTGAAATAAAAACATCTTATTTCTCATATTGAGGGAGAGAAGGCTAGAATTTACTGAAATTCTGCATAATTTTTCACAAAACCCTCTCCATTTTCCCTCTTCAATTCATTTCAATCTAAAGTTCCACCATTCAAATTCAAGGTtgggaatagtagagaagatctcttagtGGTTCACTGAGTTTTTGAAGATAAGAATTCGAAGAGAGCAGCTGGATTttggaggattcttcaaaggtctATGATTCTTGGAACccttttgtttgaaaatttgttttgcattctttttagaactcaaattaaatgtaattagggtgcttattgattctgattacttccgttgcatgcttctACATtctataattggtatcagagcatgatttaagcactcatttaatgttaatttgagtttggtgggtgaatttctatgaTTGCATGTTTGGGGACTGATATGGTGCTTTAATAAGCTTttgcattagatttctctttgattcctttgtTAAATTGTAATTTGCTCTTGGTTGAtcagcttatatgtgtgctctagagtctgtaattttatttggagtcattagtgTTGAAATTAGGCTATAATTGAAGCTGAAAGCGAGCAAGGTCAGCAACAAAAATTGGGAGAAGGAGCTTCTGCcaggtagcgttgcaatgctgctcaTCTTTAGCCCGAGACGTCGCAACGCTGGgatgagcattgcaacgctgttcaTTCCTGCCCAGAACGCACGCGTGAGCCCAAACCGACGGTCCAAATGAACCGGTTCAGCCAGTTCGGGTCTTAGAGATCTGGTTCAACTCGTTTTGGTCCGGTTCAGCATCTTTTGAAAGTTTGGAGGTCCAGTTTCAAGTGGTTTAGGTTTGGTTCGGGTTGGTTCGTGTGATCCAGTACAAACTTATAGcagttttttactttttttttttttataataatttggtTATTATTGCTtacttaggatgccaaagttgaaccataccagtgttatttaaatatttatgcatgtgatgtatgttatatttaaattaaaacatatttgtacatattgtatgtcatgtagatttaaaatcccaccatagaatgcatgttacatgcattggatatatgttataaattattataatatatatagtatgcatgtttagggtttcttttgtttaatataagtgttatattaaatgtttaatgcctttgttgaatgttatggatgcaaagcatgtctttttataagttataaaattgaattagacattaaaatccataacaaagataagttacATGCTCAGGTAGGTtaaacacttgttttaatagttaaaataggctGTTATCTTATAAATCACGGCTACAAGCTCCATTGATATATAATCCTATGTAAGACtggaggtttttaagttgacggtttacgaaacacctcctacctgaggaCTATGGCCAAATAATTTAGTGTTGTTAACTAGTTTTATAAGCATACGTGAACGGTGTGAGATAATAAAATGGTCTATCaactagacattgtaggttaaaatccatttataagcattatacttggataaaccacatagacttagggttgtttaattagctgaAATAAACCTgagtataaatttacccaaataATAAGtcgaacacttcagtgggagtttaataacatatatgatatgttgttagaacGCTTTAGTGGgaatttaataacatatatgatatattcTTAGAATTCTTCAgtaggagattaataatatatatgatatattatttttagctcttgcATCCCTAAGAGTTTACTT
This region includes:
- the LOC120086003 gene encoding DEAD-box ATP-dependent RNA helicase 39; protein product: MGGTGRALLSLSISTNLLISSRLSPPKCLSLLEIPKPFRNFSGFRPLCSATTATTSTESVETAQVIEPLKHSQLLERLRTRHLKESASKTMPKSVGRAEDEMKKSEKKKKKLVERFEELGLNEEVMGAVREMGIEVPTEIQCIGIPAVLEEKSVILGSHTGSGKTLAYLLPLVQLLRRDEELFGKLMRPRRPRAVVLCPTRELSEQVFRVSKSISHHARFRSTMVSGGGRLRPQEDSLSNPIDMVVGTPGRVLQHIEAGNMVYGDIKYLVLDEADTMFDHGFGPDIRKFIGPLKHRASSHDDQGFQTILVTATMTKAVQKLIDEEFQGIVHLRTSSLHKKIASARHDFIKLSGSENKLEALLQVLEPSLAKGNRVMVFCNTLNSSRAVDHFLGENQISTVNYHGEVPAQKRVENLKKFKSDDGDCPTLVCTDLAARGLDLDVDHVIMFDFPSNSIDYLHRTGRTARMGAKGKVTSLVAKKDDILATRIEEAIRKNESLESLTADNVRRDIARDRIMEQKTKNAKLVKASSERSRAKSSTSALKSSSVHSKGESGKASSTPRTQKPGVPVSKSKSSRNIQRKPSSESKKHVASRRRPGSAIKSTSQKLNVVGFRGRSNQSDKRRSVSS